The Acidobacteriota bacterium sequence TTCTGCTCGTGGTTCTCGGGCTGCTCGTCTTCGGGCCCCGGCGCCTGCCCCAGCTCGGCCGGCAGTTCGGCGGCTTCGTCGGGCAGATGCGCCGGGCGATGAACGACTTCCGCGGCGCGCTCGAGCGCGAAGTGGCCCTCGACGAGGTCAAGCAGGCGGCCCGGCAGGTCGAGGGGCTCAAGGCGGACGTGCAGAGCAGCACTCGCGAGCTGCTCGGTGTGGGGCCTCCCGCGCCGGCCGACCCCACCCGCCGTCTGCGGGCCCGGGAGCGCGAGGCGGGCGCCGCCGCGACCGGGAAGACCGGCTCCGCTGACGAGAAGCCTCCGGCCCCCACTCCGGACGAGCAGGAGCCCGCTCCGTGACCGCCGACAAGGACGGCCTCGGGGGCGCCACCCTGCCCGGAACCGAGCCGCCCCCCGATCCATCGACGGAACAGGACGCTCCCGCGGCCCGGATGTCCTTTCTCGAGCATCTGGACGAACTGCGCCGGCGGGTCTTCTTCGCGGCCCTGGGCGTGCTGGTGGGCGTGCTCGCCTGCTGGGCCTTTGCCGATCAGCTCCTGCAGATCCTCCTCGATCCGATCCAGCAAGCTTTCGACACCCTCGCGGTGATCCGTCCGGCCGAGGCTTTCATGAACAAGGTCAAGGCGGCCTTCGTCGGCGGGCTCTTCGTTTCGCTGCCCTGGGTTTTCTACCAGGCCTGGGCTTTCATCGCCCCGGGACTCTACCGCCGCGAGCGGCGCTGGGTGGTGCCCGTGATGCTGGCGGGGACCATGCTCTTCTCGGCCGGCGCGGTGTTCTGCTACATCGTGGCCCTCCCGGCGGCGGTGGGCTTTCTCGCTTCCCAGGGCCAGCAGTTCGAGTCGCACATCACGGTGGACTACGCCTTCGGCTTCGCGACCAAGTTGCTGCTCGGATTGGGAGCGGTTTTCGAGATGCCGCTGGTGGTCTTCGCCCTGGCCCGCC is a genomic window containing:
- the tatB gene encoding Sec-independent protein translocase protein TatB, which codes for MFDIGGGEFILLVVLGLLVFGPRRLPQLGRQFGGFVGQMRRAMNDFRGALEREVALDEVKQAARQVEGLKADVQSSTRELLGVGPPAPADPTRRLRAREREAGAAATGKTGSADEKPPAPTPDEQEPAP
- the tatC gene encoding twin-arginine translocase subunit TatC, producing the protein MTADKDGLGGATLPGTEPPPDPSTEQDAPAARMSFLEHLDELRRRVFFAALGVLVGVLACWAFADQLLQILLDPIQQAFDTLAVIRPAEAFMNKVKAAFVGGLFVSLPWVFYQAWAFIAPGLYRRERRWVVPVMLAGTMLFSAGAVFCYIVALPAAVGFLASQGQQFESHITVDYAFGFATKLLLGLGAVFEMPLVVFALARLDLVTARFLLRKIDVAIFLCFLAAAILTPTPDMITMTIFAVPMLVLYLISIVVAWLARPRTGG